The window ATTGGAAAAGGTGCATGTATGTTTGGTGCCAGGTTAGAAAATCCTAAATGACAACCTAAAAGTGGAATAATGTCATTAGTTTCTGCTTATGCGCAGGTACATGGCCATCATCCATCCTCTAAAGCCTCGTCTGTCAGCCAAAGCCACTCTGGCCGTCATTGTGACCATCTGGAGTCTGGCGGTAGCCCTGGCCTTCCCCCTCGGCTACTTCTCCACAATTCGAACCCTGCCCCACAGGACGCTGTGCTACGTAGCTTGGCCCCGTATGGCGGACGACCCTTTCATGTGAGCCAAAGAATTCTAGAAGAAATTTCTGTCCACAGACAGGATTCATCTGACATTGTATTTGTGTCTGCAACTCAGGTACCACATCATCGTGACTGTCCTGGTCTATGTGGTGCCTTTAGTGGTGATGGCCGTCACTTATTCCATCATTGGCGTGACCCTGTGGGGTGGAGAGATCCCCGGAGACACATCGGATAACTATCACGGTCAGCTACGGGCGAAAAGGAAGGTAAAAGCATTACTCCGACTCCTTTGCTTGTGTTAtgataaaatagtaaaaataataataaagttaaaaatatatatattttgtaatagttttttttgttgttgtattttttagatacaattatttaaatgagttaattatttagataaaaaataataataattaaaacattttaaaaaaaaaagtctgaatccaaattttaagttgtcagaaaacaatagaaaaaggtagacaaaaaaagcttttaaaatgacctaaaaatgtccaaaaagtgaccggaaaatgtacaaaaggaagaggaaaagcagaaaattatttaaaaaaataccatgaaaatttaccaaaaatgtcagaaaatggaatttaaattattagaatataaaacatttaaaaagtaactataaaatgtaagaaaacaaaagaagaaaaagaaaaaatccaactaattgccataaaatgttccaaatttacaaaaaaatgtcagagattgatagcaaaaaaaaggcaggggggggggggaatggccataacatgtccaaacaaagaagaagagagacataaaattgccattatatctctataaaattgccaaaaatgtcagaaatttgaagGTAGAGGGTTGCATTtgtattattcaaaataaaaacatgttagcacaaataaaaactaatgggTCTGCACCTTCCTTGACCCATGTCTCTGCCTTGTTCAAAGTTTTGTGGCAATTCTTAAATATTCTGCTCGATGACAACAAACAGATGCGATGGAAAATCTTTGACGCTGAAAGTCAATCCGGTCTGCAACAATATGAGTGCACTCGTGTGGTTGACATCCCTGCATTGGAAATGCGCTGAGTGAGTCTGATATGAGGATTAAGGGCAATCACAGGTGCCATGATGTAAGACTCTCTCTAGACAGCGGCGGGATTAATCTCAAAAGAGAACATTTTATTGATAAATCATGGAAAATGCCGCAGGGTCACGTGACAGGCAGTTGAGTTACAGAAATATTCACTGGAAAacgaatgcatttttttttacatctatttgAAGGTAGctcatctttaactcattcactgccattgacgactatagacgtcaaaaattcatgtgaactattgctattagttgaactttttttcatttcatttaatttttttatgaaaacctagatttttttattgtacatttataacagatataaaattatcatgtgattaattatcattaaatgtcccttatttttaattaggcccgtcaggcgattacatttttttattgtaattaatcacatgacttcgctTGTTAAAtaacgatcaatcacaaattttgtatctgttctaaatttacaatatatttttttctaggttttcatactcttgttagcaaaagtggaaaaaatgttaaactaatagaaatagttcaaatgaatttttgacgtctatagccgtcaatggcagtgaatgagttaatgctggTAGGAACATAAAATTCAGACTAATTGACACAAACGAATCAGAACCCACAAAGAGATGGAGACAGGTGCAATAGTTTAAACGAATCAGAACCCACAAAGAGATGGAGACAGGTGCAATAGTTTAAAGCTCATCActggacacaaaaaaacatcaaaggcGCAATTAGCTGGCAAAATTGAGCCGTTGAAGATAAAAGTGTTTTGGGACGAGACAAAGCTGGCATAATGTGTCGGCCTTCCATTTGTGGTGGAGATGACAGGAACGTCCCCCTTTGGGATTGTAGCGGGACTGATTTGATGTCCCTTCTGTCCTCACTGCAGAttgtgaagatgatgatgattgtgGTGGTGACCTTCGCCCTCTGCTGGCTGCCTTATCACGTCTACTTCATGGTGACGGGTCTCAACAAACGTCTGAGCAAGTGGAAGTCCATCCAGCAGGTCTACCTGGCAGTCCTGTGGCTGGCCATGAGCTCCACCATGTACAATCCTATCATCTACTGCTGCCTCAATAGCAGGTGAGCGCCCAAACCCCACAATTTTACAAACCCGCGTTAGTATCCGACTAAAACGGatcgggggtgggggtgggtggaCCTCGGATCAGGTTCCGAGCTGGCTTCAAGCGTGTTTTCAGCTGGTGTCCGTTCATCCGGGTGACCAGCTACGACGAGCTGGAGCTTCAGAACAGGcggcgccggccgggtcgccaGAGCAGCATGTGCACGCTGTCACGCGTCGACACCAGCATCCTCAGCAAGGACACGAGTGTGTGCTCGCAGGGAAATACACATAGGTCCAAGTGTAAAGCGCAGCCTGATGATAAAGGGGGTTAGTGTTATTGTCATCTGTCTGTGTGTCAAACTTTTGGGGTCCAGGGAAGAAATGTTTGCCAAGGCACCCCTCATACTCTTTACGCCAACTAGCATCACTGCCTAAATGACAAGGAAAAATATGTTCTTTtacagttaaatttttttttaaaaatctatacaTATCTAAAGTTGTAATGATGTAAGAATAACGTTGgattttttccaagaaaaaaaagttccaatcTTGAGAAAAATGATGCTTTTTATTGAGATACAAACGTCCAATATTTTTGGGAATTTGTAAAACATGCCTTCTCACTCGAAAAATAGcgctacagtatatatattctTATTTACAACAATTGGATTAAGATTTAAGACATAATTTATACCAAATAATCAAATCATGTCAACCCTCGAAAATTAACACTGACCTAACTGTAATTGCGTCTAAATTCCACAAGATGGAACCAAAGCACTTAAAAGCAGATTGTAGCACTAGGAATTGCCTGTGTTTTGAGCGAGATCATCAATAATTAATACCAACCATACATGATACATCTTGCATGTATCCAGTCATTAACCCATAtttcatacagtatatgattCTTTTTAGCAGTTAATTTATTCAATACAACACATCTTCCCACGAGGCTCATCAATAGTATTAGCTAACTAACACGCTAGCATAAACTGCATTACTTGACAAGATGACACAAATATTTGAACGAGCAGTTTTCACAAACTGTATTAAGTCATTTACCTCACCTTTTGGCATTACACATGATAAAAGTAAAAGCAAAGGAGACTTCTCAAGCTACTAACCTCAGAGAAACACCAagtttccactagatggcgccaaagtaataATTCACTGCTTTGTCCTAAACCCAAATGCTGTAAAGCAGATAGAAAAGACTTTTTGCAACAGAGGATGAATTCCAAACTGCAAGTTATGAGGAAGTTTACAGTTTTGTCTATTTAGTGTTTATATATTGTGTAAATTACTCCAAAACACATTTAGTATTAGGAAAAGCATGCATAAATTTGTATatgtacatttgttttatttatttgcatggtGTCTAGATAGGTTTAGTGTTAAAGAACTGCAGTCCACATATggtatttaaatattgtttcGTGAAAAGTTGAAGTATTAAAGCcacacagatttgtttgcattattgttggaatggGACCTATGTTAATGCCACacttgtttgcttgttttcaaTTTTGTGAAGTTTTTGTGAATGCCTAAAAGACTGCAAGTCGTTTAGTAAATTAACTCTGACTgaagtacataaataaattgtcATTTATATTAATTCAGGGTTCATTTGCTTTTATTCTAGCATATGCCTCCAAggccaaaaatatttatatataataattccaatattgtttattgtagcacaacattttttatttcttgtactcattaaaaaaaattagaagaggtcaaggaccttaaaaaaaaattgcatattaaatcacaaccacaaaattgataaaaaaaaaaaaagtttatcccACATGAAATCCTCTAAAACATCACACTGTTAGTGATCagcaactttatttttcacGCATGTCAGTTACATTtatgttatatttatatatatttacttctTAAGATCAATCATacattttagaaaaagaaaacatattcGTTCTCAAATGCAAACAGTGATTCAACTATTTATGAGCTTGTGACATTTGTCACACGCCACATTGCATTCCTAAAATACTAATGGCGGAGTATCTCAAATAGGAAAAGGGATGCAAGCAACATCACCAACCACTGGGGGGCGCTGACTGCTGAGGCCCTGTAAACACAAAAGATAGTATTGTACTTTACAAAAACAGATTGCACGTAGTTAAAAAGTTTATACATCATTATTTCACGCTTCAATTCATTGTTTTGATCATTCTGGTATGCACACATctgccaccaggaggcagtgtACTACATACAAACATAGTACGCTTAACAATTTTCtctgaaaaatgtcaatgttcCCGTGGCCTTACCGTGATGTGTAACAGTCATGAGTAGCCTTCAGTTTGGAGTGTTTGAGAATGATCTCGGTGTAGTCGCCATTGCCTCCTGGCCTGACGTCCTCCACCATGAACTCCTCAGTGGGGGACAAGATGGCGATGTCCTCGGTGAGGCCGCAGAAGCCCTCCAGGTTGACAAAGAAGCACGTGGTGATGTTGAAGTAGACTCCGCCCTCCACGTCCTCCTTCATTGACACGTCCGACTGGACCGTGGTGAATCGTCCGAATCTCACCCGGGCGTCCTTATCCACTCGGTAATCCGTTTCGGACACTCGGTAAACATTCTGACACGTCTTCGGCTTTACCAGGTTCATGGCGTCCATGAGCAGGAAGTGAAGGGACTTGTAGTGGAAGTGGTCCTCGTAGGTGCTGGTGTTGAAGCCCATGGTCTCCACCGCGTCGTTGAAGGCTTTCTTAAACGCCTGGTTGCCGTTAGCGAAGGCCAAGAGAGCGGCGGTGTGTTCCTTCGCGCCTCCCGGGAGCAGCGTTGAACATTTGTCGCTCCATGCTGCATGGAAGCCGACGTCTTGGTTCAGCTCTTGTTGTAGCACATCGGAGCGGATTAATTTCTCCATGGTGTCTTTGCGACAGTTCTCATACAAGTTGTCCACGGCGTTCGGGGCCATGTCCAGTCGTTTAATGGCACTCACCTGGCAGGGAAAGTGAAAATAAGAACgtatattttgttcattgtgctgctccctCTGGTGTGCCCGTCTTGACCACCAGGGGGCACTACTGTATAATACAGTCTTAAGCAGAatagacttcttcttctactacttttCAGTAACTTATTGTaaaatggtaatttttcatagatgattaataatactgtataaaaattcCTGTAAGTATCTGTATACATTCTGTATACCGTTACTTAAAGGGTTGTgaaatgctaactgttagcatgtcaatggaaTTTTCCATTATATGCTAGCGTTAAGATAGCAGACCGTTTTTAAGGCAATGTAATTTGGTTGATGTTGATCGTAGCGGGGGGAAAAGCCTGTTttacaagatttaaaaatatctcTTATAAAAACAAAGCGTTGTGGGAACAAAAAATGTTACTTGTATTAAACTAATGGTTTGATAATAAAAGTATGTATTATTACTAGGGCGGGGGGAGCTGTAATGCTGTTTTACAAGTAAGTGTCATAGAATAAAGTTGTCATATTAccaaaaacaagtttgtttttttgttttttaatgaaaataaaattgcgTTTTCAATTTACA of the Vanacampus margaritifer isolate UIUO_Vmar chromosome 7, RoL_Vmar_1.0, whole genome shotgun sequence genome contains:
- the LOC144055661 gene encoding neuromedin-K receptor-like translates to MCAHPVAGMSSAANVSSRSPPVNPFVQPTWRVALWAVAYCAVLGVALLGNAVVAWIILAHKRMRTVTNYFLLNLALCDASTAAFNTLVNFIYAAHGEWYFGAPYCTFHNLFPVTAVFASIYTMTAIAIDRYMAIIHPLKPRLSAKATLAVIVTIWSLAVALAFPLGYFSTIRTLPHRTLCYVAWPRMADDPFMYHIIVTVLVYVVPLVVMAVTYSIIGVTLWGGEIPGDTSDNYHGQLRAKRKIVKMMMIVVVTFALCWLPYHVYFMVTGLNKRLSKWKSIQQVYLAVLWLAMSSTMYNPIIYCCLNSRFRAGFKRVFSWCPFIRVTSYDELELQNRRRRPGRQSSMCTLSRVDTSILSKDTSVCSQGNTHRSKCKAQPDDKGG
- the LOC144055662 gene encoding T-cell ecto-ADP-ribosyltransferase 2; translated protein: MRNVKKELLVVFMVLYCTVSAIKRLDMAPNAVDNLYENCRKDTMEKLIRSDVLQQELNQDVGFHAAWSDKCSTLLPGGAKEHTAALLAFANGNQAFKKAFNDAVETMGFNTSTYEDHFHYKSLHFLLMDAMNLVKPKTCQNVYRVSETDYRVDKDARVRFGRFTTVQSDVSMKEDVEGGVYFNITTCFFVNLEGFCGLTEDIAILSPTEEFMVEDVRPGGNGDYTEIILKHSKLKATHDCYTSRASAVSAPQWLVMLLASLFLFEILRH